TCAACCTTTATTGACTAAGGCTGAATTTTTTCTTTCACTCCCATCCATATACCGATAAGATTTTAGTCAAAATGAGTTTTATTTATCATATTAATAATTATCGGTCTAAAAAATGGAGGGGTCATAATGAATAATCTTCGTAACAACTTGATAAAAATCAAACAAATTCAAGACGCCATTGAAAAACCAAGGTTCATTCAAAAATTATTTATAGTGACACCAATAAAAGATACGATTCCAATTTTTATATACTTAAATAGTGGCTCGCTTTTTTATGCATATGGAAATATAGGAAGTGCAAATCAATCATTTTCTACTCCCTTTTTTCGTGTTGAAGATGTTAGTAACACG
The Bacillus shivajii DNA segment above includes these coding regions:
- a CDS encoding CotY/CotZ family spore coat protein; the protein is MNNLRNNLIKIKQIQDAIEKPRFIQKLFIVTPIKDTIPIFIYLNSGSLFYAYGNIGSANQSFSTPFFRVEDVSNTTVILSLLKPDSSPVTNDNLYNTKVIEKSPNFIEVSLDMVSAIQYLNASLLKL